One part of the Anaeromyxobacter sp. Fw109-5 genome encodes these proteins:
- a CDS encoding protein-disulfide reductase DsbD translates to MRLTTRILLAAVTFAGVLWLPDLAGLGPTGAQSDLQLGSLLAEGSIVAFAVAFAGGVATSLTPCVYPLIPITVSIFGARKAGSRREATAVSALYVLGIAAMYSALGVGAALTGKAFGSVMQNPWVIGFVAVVLVAMAASMFGAFELQLPSSWQARLSGVGGAGRTGAFAMGLVSGIIAAPCTGPVLAAALTFVAAKGSVAFGLGIMFTYALGMGLLFFLIGAFSISLPKSGAWMETVKSVFGVALLAAAGVFLKDAFPQVKPLFSAAREAAVIAAALASAGVLAGALQGSFHGPALERAAKGLGIALLVGGIVYAAGASGARERERSAAAFAWLHSEEEAIALAKASGRPVIIDFWADWCTACKELDRIAWADTRVREEASRFVAVKLDGTDGSEAFQALSEKYGIVGMPTVIFIDPRGREVPERVTGAIPAGEMLEKLRGVDQACEGKPPATAAPAGALACAARW, encoded by the coding sequence ATGCGCCTTACCACCCGGATACTTCTCGCAGCGGTCACCTTCGCCGGTGTGCTGTGGCTTCCCGATCTGGCAGGCCTTGGCCCGACGGGGGCGCAGAGCGACCTCCAGCTGGGCTCCCTGCTGGCCGAGGGGTCGATCGTCGCGTTCGCGGTGGCGTTCGCCGGCGGCGTCGCGACGAGCCTCACCCCCTGCGTCTACCCGCTCATCCCGATCACCGTCTCCATCTTCGGCGCCCGCAAGGCCGGCAGCCGCCGGGAGGCGACGGCGGTCTCCGCCCTCTACGTCCTCGGGATCGCGGCGATGTACTCCGCCCTGGGCGTGGGCGCGGCCCTCACCGGGAAGGCCTTCGGCAGCGTGATGCAGAACCCGTGGGTGATCGGGTTCGTCGCCGTCGTCCTCGTCGCCATGGCGGCCTCCATGTTCGGGGCGTTCGAGCTGCAGCTCCCCTCGTCGTGGCAGGCGCGGCTCTCCGGGGTCGGCGGGGCCGGCCGGACCGGCGCGTTCGCCATGGGGCTCGTCTCCGGGATCATCGCCGCCCCCTGCACCGGTCCCGTGCTGGCGGCGGCGCTCACCTTCGTGGCCGCGAAGGGGTCGGTCGCGTTCGGGCTGGGCATCATGTTCACCTACGCGCTCGGGATGGGGCTCCTGTTCTTCCTCATCGGCGCGTTCTCCATCTCCCTGCCGAAGAGCGGCGCCTGGATGGAGACCGTGAAGTCGGTGTTCGGCGTGGCGCTCCTCGCGGCCGCCGGCGTCTTCCTGAAGGACGCCTTCCCGCAGGTGAAGCCGCTCTTCTCCGCGGCCCGCGAGGCGGCGGTGATCGCCGCCGCCCTGGCCTCCGCCGGCGTGCTCGCCGGCGCCCTCCAGGGGAGCTTCCACGGCCCGGCGCTCGAGCGCGCCGCGAAGGGGCTCGGTATCGCGCTCCTCGTGGGCGGGATCGTGTACGCCGCGGGCGCCTCGGGGGCGCGCGAGCGGGAGCGCTCGGCCGCCGCGTTCGCGTGGCTCCACTCGGAGGAGGAGGCGATCGCGCTCGCGAAGGCGTCCGGCCGCCCCGTGATCATCGACTTCTGGGCCGACTGGTGCACCGCCTGCAAGGAGCTCGACAGGATCGCGTGGGCCGACACCCGCGTGCGCGAGGAGGCGAGCAGGTTCGTCGCGGTGAAGCTCGACGGCACCGACGGCTCCGAGGCGTTCCAGGCGCTCTCGGAGAAGTACGGGATCGTCGGCATGCCGACGGTGATCTTCATCGACCCGCGTGGCCGGGAGGTCCCGGAGCGCGTGACGGGCGCGATCCCCGCGGGGGAGATGCTCGAGAAGCTGCGCGGCGTCGACCAGGCCTGCGAGGGGAAGCCCCCGGCGACCGCCGCGCCGGCGGGCGCGCTCGCCTGCGCCGCCCGCTGGTAG
- a CDS encoding NAD(P)/FAD-dependent oxidoreductase, which yields MARADVIVVGGGVSGLGFAWKAAQAGRKVTVLEREARIGGCLHSHRRPDGYWFEMGAHTAYNSYGAMLDIVVGAGIEDQVKERGPARAHFGLLRGGEYRWLTPPKILMQLNWLEAAAHFPFNFLRAKGGETVASYYGKLLGRGNYQRLFSPFFAAVPSQSADGFPVEGAGSLFKKRPRRQEFVRSFGFEGGLQTVCEAAAAAPNVTVEKGVRVTRLATGGSGFVATAQDGRTWEAPLAAVAATADETPALLRDAFPEVSAAVARVKTVALESVGVVLPRERCWMPECAFLVPVGDVFHSCVTRDPFPDPRLRAFAFHFKPGVSRDDKLRRVSEVLRVPVAELGELVEQRLVLPSPALGHDRIVEEIDRALAGRKLAVTGNYFAGLAIEDCLIRSNAEWARVAAAG from the coding sequence ATGGCCAGAGCGGACGTCATCGTGGTCGGCGGGGGGGTGAGCGGGCTCGGCTTCGCGTGGAAGGCGGCGCAGGCCGGCAGGAAGGTCACGGTGCTGGAGCGCGAGGCGCGCATCGGCGGCTGCCTGCACTCGCACCGCCGTCCCGACGGCTACTGGTTCGAGATGGGCGCCCACACCGCCTACAACAGCTACGGCGCGATGCTCGACATCGTGGTCGGCGCCGGGATCGAGGACCAGGTGAAGGAGCGCGGCCCCGCGCGGGCGCACTTCGGCCTGCTGCGGGGCGGCGAGTACCGCTGGCTCACGCCCCCCAAGATCCTCATGCAGCTGAACTGGCTCGAGGCGGCCGCCCACTTCCCCTTCAACTTCCTGCGCGCGAAGGGGGGCGAGACGGTCGCCTCCTACTACGGGAAGCTGCTCGGGCGCGGGAACTACCAGCGGCTCTTCTCGCCGTTCTTCGCCGCCGTCCCCTCCCAGTCGGCGGACGGCTTCCCGGTGGAGGGCGCGGGCTCGCTCTTCAAGAAGCGCCCGCGCCGTCAGGAGTTCGTGCGCAGCTTCGGCTTCGAGGGCGGGCTGCAGACCGTCTGCGAGGCGGCCGCCGCGGCGCCGAACGTTACCGTGGAGAAGGGCGTGCGTGTCACGCGCCTGGCGACGGGCGGGTCCGGGTTCGTGGCGACCGCGCAGGACGGGCGCACCTGGGAGGCGCCGCTCGCCGCGGTGGCCGCGACCGCCGACGAGACCCCCGCGCTGCTGCGAGACGCCTTCCCCGAGGTCTCCGCTGCCGTCGCCCGGGTGAAGACGGTCGCCCTGGAGAGCGTGGGCGTGGTGCTGCCGCGCGAGCGCTGCTGGATGCCGGAGTGCGCGTTCCTGGTCCCCGTCGGCGACGTGTTCCACTCGTGCGTCACGCGCGATCCCTTCCCCGATCCGCGCCTCCGCGCCTTCGCCTTCCACTTCAAGCCGGGCGTCTCGCGCGACGACAAGCTGAGGCGCGTCTCCGAGGTGCTGCGGGTGCCCGTCGCCGAGCTGGGCGAGCTCGTGGAGCAGCGGCTCGTGCTCCCCTCGCCGGCCCTCGGCCACGATCGCATCGTGGAGGAGATCGACCGCGCCCTCGCCGGGCGGAAGCTCGCCGTCACCGGCAACTACTTCGCCGGTCTCGCCATCGAGGACTGCCTCATCCGCTCCAACGCGGAGTGGGCGCGGGTCGCGGCGGCGGGATAG
- a CDS encoding IscS subfamily cysteine desulfurase, which translates to MKIPIYMDYHATTPVDRRVLEAMLPYFAEDFGNAASKSHAFGWRAEEAVEAAREEVARLVGASAKEIVWTSGATESDNLAVKGAAQFYQSKGKHLVTCKTEHKAVLDSMHALERQGFEVTFLDVEKDGRLDPARLRAALREDTILVSIMHANNETGVVHPIEEIGRITRAAGVLFHCDAVQSAGKLPFDVEDANVDLASLSAHKMYGPKGVGALYVRRKPRVRLIAQMDGGGHERGFRSGTLNVPGIVGFGKAAELARLEGAAEAERVLALRERLRKGLDAGLDLLTVNGSLAHRVPGNLNVSFAYVEGEALMMAIKDVAVSSGSACTSASLEPSYVLRAMGISEDLAHSSIRFGLGRFTTEEEVDHVVRLVVEKVRKLREMSPLYEMVKEGVDLSQIEWANPH; encoded by the coding sequence ATGAAGATTCCGATCTACATGGACTACCACGCCACGACACCGGTCGATCGCCGGGTGCTCGAGGCGATGCTGCCGTACTTCGCCGAGGACTTCGGGAACGCCGCCTCCAAGAGCCACGCCTTCGGCTGGCGCGCCGAGGAGGCGGTCGAGGCGGCGCGCGAGGAGGTGGCGAGGCTCGTCGGCGCCTCCGCGAAGGAGATCGTCTGGACGAGCGGCGCGACCGAGTCGGACAACCTGGCGGTGAAGGGCGCGGCGCAGTTCTACCAGTCGAAGGGCAAGCACCTCGTCACCTGCAAGACCGAGCACAAGGCGGTGCTCGACTCGATGCACGCGCTCGAGCGCCAGGGCTTCGAGGTGACGTTCCTCGACGTGGAGAAGGACGGCCGGCTGGATCCCGCTCGCCTGCGGGCCGCGCTGCGCGAGGACACCATCCTCGTCTCGATCATGCACGCCAACAACGAGACGGGCGTCGTCCACCCCATCGAGGAGATCGGGCGGATCACGCGGGCCGCGGGCGTGCTCTTCCACTGCGACGCCGTGCAGAGCGCCGGCAAGCTCCCGTTCGACGTCGAGGACGCGAACGTCGACCTCGCCTCCCTCTCGGCGCACAAGATGTACGGGCCGAAGGGCGTGGGCGCGCTCTACGTCCGGCGCAAGCCGCGCGTCCGGCTCATCGCGCAGATGGACGGCGGCGGGCACGAGCGCGGCTTCCGCTCCGGCACCCTGAACGTGCCGGGCATCGTGGGGTTCGGCAAGGCGGCCGAGCTCGCGCGCCTGGAGGGCGCCGCGGAGGCGGAGCGGGTGCTCGCGCTCCGCGAGCGGCTGCGGAAGGGGCTCGACGCCGGGCTCGATCTGCTCACCGTGAACGGCAGCCTCGCGCACCGCGTGCCGGGGAACCTGAACGTCAGCTTCGCCTACGTGGAGGGCGAGGCGCTGATGATGGCCATCAAGGACGTGGCGGTGTCGTCCGGGTCGGCCTGCACGAGCGCTTCGCTCGAGCCGTCGTACGTGCTCCGCGCGATGGGGATCTCGGAGGATCTGGCGCACTCCTCGATCCGCTTCGGCCTCGGCCGCTTCACCACCGAGGAGGAGGTGGACCACGTCGTCCGCCTCGTCGTCGAGAAGGTCCGCAAGCTCCGCGAGATGTCGCCGCTGTACGAGATGGTCAAGGAAGGCGTCGATCTCTCGCAGATCGAGTGGGCGAACCCGCATTAA
- a CDS encoding arginine repressor, whose product MTHQRHRREVVARLLRARRIGTQEELLEALRAGGIEATQATLSRDLAQLGARRVSRPEGGTVYELPAGAAERDGLATLRGLVSEVASNASLVVIRTHPGSAPAIARAIDLAGLPDVLGTIAGDDTIFVAPAGELRARKLATRLADLLGAPVAGEGPAQ is encoded by the coding sequence ATGACGCACCAGCGCCACCGCCGCGAGGTGGTCGCGCGCCTCCTCCGCGCGCGCCGGATCGGGACGCAGGAGGAGCTCCTGGAGGCGCTGCGCGCGGGCGGCATCGAGGCGACCCAGGCGACCCTGTCCCGCGACCTCGCCCAGCTCGGCGCCCGGCGCGTCTCGCGGCCGGAGGGCGGGACCGTCTACGAGCTCCCCGCCGGCGCGGCCGAGCGCGACGGGCTCGCCACGCTGCGGGGCCTCGTCTCGGAGGTCGCGTCCAACGCGTCGCTGGTGGTGATCCGCACCCATCCCGGCAGCGCGCCGGCGATCGCGCGCGCCATCGACCTCGCCGGGCTGCCGGACGTACTCGGCACCATCGCGGGCGACGACACGATCTTCGTCGCCCCCGCGGGCGAGCTCCGGGCGCGCAAGCTCGCCACCCGGCTCGCCGACCTGCTCGGCGCGCCCGTCGCGGGCGAGGGCCCCGCGCAGTAG
- the iscU gene encoding Fe-S cluster assembly scaffold IscU, with product MAYSDKLLDHYEHPRNVGSLDKADPDVGTGLVGAPACGDVMKLQIKVNGEGVIEDAKFKTFGCGSAIASSSLVTEWVKGKTVDEALTIKNTDVANELNLPPVKIHCSVLAEDAIKAAVADWQKKRGVAPTVKPDTVQGDRAELLERGVLKSGI from the coding sequence ATGGCGTACTCCGACAAGCTCCTCGATCACTACGAGCACCCGCGCAACGTCGGCTCCCTCGACAAGGCCGACCCCGACGTGGGGACCGGCCTCGTAGGGGCTCCCGCCTGCGGCGACGTGATGAAGCTGCAGATCAAGGTGAACGGCGAGGGCGTCATCGAGGACGCCAAGTTCAAGACCTTCGGCTGCGGCTCCGCGATCGCCTCCTCCTCGCTCGTGACCGAGTGGGTGAAGGGGAAGACCGTCGACGAGGCGCTCACCATCAAGAACACCGACGTCGCGAACGAGCTGAACCTGCCGCCGGTGAAGATCCACTGCTCGGTCCTGGCGGAGGACGCCATCAAGGCGGCCGTCGCCGACTGGCAGAAGAAGCGGGGCGTCGCGCCCACGGTGAAGCCGGACACCGTCCAGGGCGATCGCGCGGAGCTGCTCGAGCGCGGCGTGCTGAAGTCGGGGATCTGA
- the argC gene encoding N-acetyl-gamma-glutamyl-phosphate reductase: protein MHKLPASIVGASGYTGLELTRLLARHPQVQVAGLYSDRWADEAAGARLPLAGELAALRYRPLSEAERAEGELVFLATPAEVSAELAPKLLARGARVVDLSGAFRLADPAAYPAWYGFAHPAPELLAEARYGLPELARAGLAGARLVTNPGCYATSIALAVAPLVKSGLASPEGIVVTGLSGVSGAGRKAAEDYSFGEVADDLRAYRLGRHQHVPEIEQTVLRHAGACGPIAFSPVLVPIRRGILSSVALRLAGGARPADLEGALRAAYAGEPFVRVVAADRVTVKDVLHTNRAHVGVAVDPRAGVALVTSAIDNLVKGAAGQAVQAMNAAMGWPETAGLDLLGG from the coding sequence ATGCATAAGCTTCCCGCCTCGATCGTCGGCGCGTCCGGCTACACCGGCCTCGAGCTGACGCGGCTCCTCGCCCGGCACCCGCAGGTCCAGGTGGCGGGGCTCTACTCGGATCGCTGGGCGGACGAGGCCGCCGGCGCCCGGCTCCCGCTCGCGGGCGAGCTCGCGGCGCTGCGCTACCGCCCGCTGTCCGAGGCGGAGCGCGCAGAGGGCGAGCTCGTGTTCCTCGCCACGCCGGCGGAGGTGTCGGCGGAGCTCGCCCCGAAGCTCCTCGCCCGCGGCGCCCGCGTCGTCGATCTCTCCGGCGCGTTCCGGCTCGCCGATCCGGCGGCCTACCCGGCCTGGTACGGGTTCGCCCACCCGGCCCCGGAGCTCCTCGCCGAGGCGCGCTACGGGCTCCCGGAGCTCGCGCGCGCGGGGCTCGCCGGAGCCCGCCTCGTCACCAACCCGGGCTGCTACGCGACGTCGATCGCCCTCGCGGTGGCGCCGCTCGTGAAGTCGGGGCTCGCCTCGCCCGAGGGCATCGTCGTCACCGGCCTCTCCGGCGTGTCGGGCGCGGGGCGCAAGGCCGCCGAGGACTACAGCTTCGGTGAGGTCGCCGACGACCTGCGCGCCTATCGCCTCGGCCGCCACCAGCACGTCCCCGAGATCGAGCAGACCGTGCTGCGCCACGCCGGCGCCTGCGGTCCCATCGCCTTCTCGCCGGTGCTCGTCCCCATCCGGCGCGGCATCCTCTCCTCCGTGGCCCTCCGCCTCGCGGGCGGCGCCCGCCCGGCCGACCTCGAGGGCGCGCTCCGCGCGGCCTACGCCGGCGAGCCGTTCGTGCGGGTCGTCGCCGCGGACCGGGTGACGGTGAAGGACGTGCTCCACACGAACCGCGCCCACGTCGGCGTCGCGGTCGATCCGCGCGCGGGGGTGGCGCTCGTCACCTCCGCCATCGACAACCTCGTGAAGGGCGCCGCCGGGCAGGCGGTGCAGGCCATGAACGCCGCGATGGGCTGGCCGGAGACGGCCGGCCTGGATCTGCTCGGAGGCTGA
- a CDS encoding ATP-dependent Clp protease ATP-binding subunit — MATILCENCGVRPAAIELRQRVDGRQAAVRLCHHCASAVASGAGAASVESLMEGLFGPRLRGREGMLGRLSEMAQRVLQRAAQEALAWGQPRVGVDFLLLALLREVPELREALAAAGVAVEEYESRLEQAIPRGAPREAEQVGLSSGMKRVLQVARMQAAQLGHDFIGPEHLLAAIVAEGESFAAQFLREVDPRALEARLQGGGAATEPGAGAPPRRTDLPPNLARFSRDLSALAKAGELDPVIGREREVERVIRILSRKTKNNPVLVGEPGVGKTAIAEGLAQRIVAGEVPEVLRDKRVLALDLGGMLAGTRFRGDFEQRLTGLMDEIRKLKGKIVLFIDEIHTVVGAGGAEGAMDASNLLKPALARGELQALGATTLDEYRKHIEKDAALERRFQPVLVSEPTAEQALEILRGLRDAYEAHHRVKITDAALTAAVDLSDRYVTDRFLPDKAIDLMDEAAAMVRLSAASGPDRLAELEGRVAQREKDKAEAVAAERYAEAAEVKKELDGLKAQLGELRKGWREQRSTHEPSVGPEDVAHVVSEWTGIPAEKLRVEEMQRLLEMERALEKRVVGQEEALRAVSEAVRRARTGLKDPSRPIGTFLFLGPTGVGKTETARALAEYLFNDEEAMIRFDMSEFQERHTVSRLVGAPPGYVGYEEAGKLTEAVRRRPYSVLLFDEIEKAHPDVFNVLLQLMDDGRLTDAKGRTVSFKNTIVVLTSNVGADALAYRTTVGFTRGEDEAARSMRDQAMEALRGAFRPEFLNRIDEIVVFHPLSREQMGGIVERLLESTRRKLRGQNVTLEVTPAAIGGLVDRGFEPRFGARPLRRAIQRELETPISRMMLRGEVSEGARLRVDLAEGEFRFEVEPRPAPAPPSQPERPDAGSGVGPR, encoded by the coding sequence GTGGCGACCATTCTCTGCGAGAACTGCGGCGTACGGCCGGCGGCGATCGAGCTGCGGCAGCGGGTGGACGGGCGTCAGGCCGCGGTGCGGCTCTGCCATCACTGCGCGAGCGCGGTGGCCTCCGGCGCGGGGGCGGCCTCGGTGGAGAGCCTCATGGAGGGGCTGTTCGGGCCCCGCCTGCGCGGTCGCGAGGGGATGCTCGGACGCCTGTCCGAGATGGCGCAGCGGGTCCTGCAGCGCGCCGCGCAGGAGGCGCTCGCGTGGGGCCAGCCGCGGGTCGGCGTGGACTTCCTCCTGCTCGCGCTGCTGCGCGAGGTGCCCGAGCTGCGCGAGGCGCTCGCCGCGGCCGGGGTCGCGGTGGAGGAGTACGAGTCGCGCCTCGAGCAGGCGATCCCCCGCGGCGCGCCGCGCGAGGCGGAGCAGGTCGGCCTCTCGTCCGGCATGAAGCGGGTGCTGCAGGTCGCGCGGATGCAGGCGGCGCAGCTGGGTCACGACTTCATCGGCCCCGAGCACCTCCTCGCGGCGATCGTGGCGGAGGGCGAGAGCTTCGCGGCGCAGTTCCTCCGCGAGGTCGATCCGCGCGCGCTGGAGGCGAGGCTGCAGGGGGGCGGCGCCGCGACCGAGCCGGGCGCCGGCGCGCCGCCGCGCCGCACCGACCTGCCGCCGAACCTCGCCCGCTTCTCCCGCGACCTCTCGGCGCTCGCCAAGGCGGGGGAGCTCGACCCGGTGATCGGGCGCGAGCGCGAGGTGGAGCGCGTCATCCGCATCCTGTCGCGCAAGACGAAGAACAACCCGGTCCTCGTGGGCGAGCCGGGGGTGGGCAAGACCGCCATCGCCGAGGGGCTCGCGCAGCGCATCGTCGCGGGCGAGGTCCCCGAGGTCCTGCGGGACAAGCGCGTCCTCGCCCTCGACCTCGGGGGCATGCTCGCCGGCACGCGCTTCCGCGGCGACTTCGAGCAGCGGCTCACGGGCCTGATGGACGAGATCCGCAAGCTGAAGGGGAAGATCGTCCTCTTCATCGACGAGATCCACACCGTGGTCGGCGCGGGCGGCGCCGAGGGCGCGATGGACGCGTCCAACCTCCTCAAGCCCGCCCTCGCCCGCGGCGAGCTGCAGGCGCTCGGCGCCACCACCCTCGACGAGTACCGCAAGCACATCGAGAAGGACGCCGCGCTGGAGCGTCGCTTCCAGCCGGTGCTGGTCTCGGAGCCGACCGCGGAGCAGGCCCTCGAGATCCTGCGCGGCCTGCGCGACGCGTACGAGGCGCACCACCGCGTGAAGATCACCGACGCGGCGCTCACCGCCGCGGTGGACCTGTCCGATCGCTACGTCACCGATCGCTTCCTCCCGGACAAGGCCATCGACCTCATGGACGAGGCCGCCGCGATGGTGCGGCTCTCCGCGGCGAGCGGTCCGGACCGGCTGGCCGAGCTCGAGGGGCGGGTCGCGCAGCGCGAGAAGGACAAGGCCGAGGCGGTCGCCGCCGAGCGCTACGCGGAGGCGGCGGAGGTGAAGAAGGAGCTCGACGGGCTGAAGGCGCAGCTCGGCGAGCTGCGCAAGGGCTGGCGCGAGCAGCGCTCCACGCACGAGCCGTCGGTCGGGCCCGAGGACGTCGCGCACGTCGTGTCGGAGTGGACGGGCATCCCCGCCGAGAAGCTGCGGGTGGAGGAGATGCAGCGCCTGCTCGAGATGGAGCGCGCCCTGGAGAAGCGCGTCGTCGGGCAGGAGGAGGCCCTCCGCGCGGTGTCCGAGGCGGTGCGCAGGGCCCGCACCGGGCTCAAGGATCCCAGCCGGCCCATCGGGACGTTCCTCTTCCTGGGCCCCACCGGCGTGGGGAAGACCGAGACCGCCCGGGCGCTCGCCGAGTACCTGTTCAACGACGAGGAGGCGATGATCCGCTTCGACATGTCGGAGTTCCAGGAACGGCACACCGTCTCGCGGCTGGTGGGGGCGCCCCCGGGGTACGTGGGGTACGAGGAGGCCGGCAAGCTCACGGAGGCGGTGCGTCGGCGGCCCTACTCGGTGCTGCTGTTCGACGAGATCGAGAAGGCCCACCCCGACGTGTTCAACGTGCTGCTCCAGCTCATGGACGACGGCCGGCTCACCGACGCGAAGGGGCGCACGGTGAGCTTCAAGAACACCATCGTGGTGCTGACCTCCAACGTCGGCGCCGACGCTCTCGCCTACCGGACCACGGTCGGCTTCACGCGGGGAGAGGACGAGGCGGCGCGCAGCATGCGCGATCAGGCGATGGAGGCGCTCCGCGGCGCGTTCCGGCCGGAGTTCCTGAACCGCATCGACGAGATCGTGGTGTTCCACCCGCTCTCGCGCGAGCAGATGGGCGGGATCGTGGAGCGGCTCCTCGAGTCCACGCGCCGGAAGCTCCGCGGGCAGAACGTCACGCTGGAGGTGACGCCGGCCGCCATCGGCGGGCTCGTCGATCGCGGGTTCGAGCCGCGCTTCGGCGCGCGGCCGCTGCGCCGCGCCATCCAGCGGGAGCTCGAGACCCCCATCTCGCGCATGATGCTGCGCGGGGAGGTGAGCGAGGGCGCGCGGCTGCGCGTCGACCTCGCCGAGGGTGAGTTCCGGTTCGAGGTGGAGCCGCGACCCGCTCCGGCGCCGCCGTCGCAGCCGGAGCGGCCGGACGCCGGGTCCGGCGTGGGACCGCGGTAG
- the argJ gene encoding bifunctional glutamate N-acetyltransferase/amino-acid acetyltransferase ArgJ, protein MKIPKGFRFGGVACGLKPQRRDLALVVSDHPAAAAGVFTINKAAAAPVLDARPRVPAEGIRAIVANSGNANALTGPAGLDDVAVIRSAVADALGIQKRAVLTASTGVIGARLPAMKIVTALPALVDQLGDHADLAAEAIMTTDTRPKMAAREVTLGGKAAVLSAICKGSGMLAPQLATTMCLVTTDAAVTPKALQEALSRAVQKTLNMVTVDGEMSTNDCVFALANGLAGNPRISEPGPDLAVLEAALTDLLGEMGRAMAADGEGATKLVEVVVTGAPGDEAARDCARSIASSPLVKAALFGADPNWGRILSTVGARAGAAGYPIDPYKARVSLQGITVFGGGAPIEFDRDNLRTRMRESRIDVLVELADGEARAVAWGCDLSYDYVKINADYTSLIIQKPDGGVAKDDRVSNYSPAFKRALLAEALKYIAAFSGQIAVIKYGGAAMVKDSLKEAFAEDVSLLKKVGLKPVVVHGGAPEITKTLEKLGERSEFVDGMRVTDAQSLPVVEMVLTGKVNQELVALLNARAAGAVGLSGKDGRLLRARKAVHESGRDLGHVGEVVEVNRDFLRMLLDGGYVPVISPIGLSDEGGSLSINADEVAAAVAVALGAKKLIYLTDVPGILESTPDGQLVRQLTTGDLAHRVQIGAVTGGMKWKAQSILTALAGGVERVHVLDGRQPHTVIAELFTDRGVGSLVTS, encoded by the coding sequence GTGAAGATCCCGAAGGGCTTCCGGTTCGGCGGCGTCGCCTGCGGGCTCAAGCCGCAGCGGCGGGACCTCGCGCTCGTGGTGTCGGATCACCCCGCGGCCGCCGCGGGCGTGTTCACCATCAACAAGGCCGCGGCCGCCCCCGTGCTCGACGCGCGGCCGCGCGTGCCGGCCGAGGGGATCCGCGCCATCGTGGCGAACTCCGGGAACGCGAACGCGCTCACCGGCCCCGCCGGCCTCGACGACGTCGCCGTGATCCGCAGCGCCGTCGCCGACGCGCTCGGGATCCAGAAGCGCGCCGTGCTGACCGCCTCCACGGGCGTCATCGGCGCGCGGCTCCCGGCGATGAAGATCGTGACCGCCCTCCCCGCGCTCGTCGATCAGCTCGGCGACCACGCCGACCTCGCCGCCGAGGCGATCATGACCACCGACACGCGGCCGAAGATGGCGGCGCGCGAGGTGACGCTCGGCGGCAAGGCGGCGGTGCTGTCGGCGATCTGCAAGGGCTCGGGCATGCTCGCGCCCCAGCTCGCCACGACCATGTGCCTCGTCACGACCGACGCCGCCGTGACGCCGAAGGCCCTGCAGGAGGCGCTCTCCCGCGCGGTCCAGAAGACGCTCAACATGGTCACCGTGGACGGCGAGATGTCCACGAACGACTGCGTGTTCGCGCTCGCGAACGGGCTCGCCGGCAACCCCCGCATCTCCGAGCCGGGGCCGGACCTCGCCGTGCTGGAGGCCGCGCTCACCGACCTGCTCGGCGAGATGGGCCGCGCCATGGCCGCGGACGGCGAGGGCGCGACCAAGCTCGTGGAGGTGGTGGTCACCGGCGCGCCGGGCGACGAGGCCGCGCGCGACTGCGCCCGCTCGATCGCGTCGTCGCCGCTCGTGAAGGCGGCGCTCTTCGGCGCCGATCCGAACTGGGGCCGGATCCTCTCCACCGTCGGCGCGCGCGCGGGCGCGGCGGGCTACCCCATCGATCCGTACAAGGCGCGGGTCTCGCTGCAGGGGATCACCGTCTTCGGCGGCGGCGCGCCGATCGAGTTCGACCGCGACAACCTCCGCACCCGCATGCGGGAGAGCCGGATCGACGTGCTCGTCGAGCTCGCCGACGGCGAGGCCCGCGCCGTCGCCTGGGGCTGCGACCTCTCCTACGACTACGTCAAGATCAACGCGGACTACACCTCGCTCATCATCCAGAAGCCGGACGGGGGCGTGGCGAAGGACGATCGGGTCTCGAACTACAGCCCCGCCTTCAAGCGGGCGCTCCTCGCCGAGGCGCTCAAGTACATCGCCGCCTTCTCCGGCCAGATCGCCGTCATCAAGTACGGCGGCGCCGCCATGGTGAAGGACAGCCTCAAGGAGGCCTTCGCCGAGGACGTCTCGCTGCTCAAGAAGGTGGGGCTGAAGCCGGTGGTGGTCCACGGCGGCGCCCCCGAGATCACGAAGACGCTCGAGAAGCTGGGAGAGCGGAGCGAGTTCGTGGACGGGATGCGCGTCACGGACGCGCAGAGCCTGCCGGTCGTGGAGATGGTCCTCACCGGCAAGGTGAACCAGGAGCTGGTCGCCCTGCTCAACGCGCGCGCCGCGGGCGCGGTCGGCCTCTCCGGCAAGGACGGACGGCTCCTGCGCGCCCGCAAGGCCGTCCACGAGTCCGGGCGGGATCTCGGGCACGTGGGCGAGGTCGTGGAGGTGAACAGGGACTTCCTCCGCATGCTCCTCGACGGAGGGTACGTGCCGGTCATCTCGCCCATCGGCCTCTCCGACGAGGGCGGCAGCCTCTCCATCAACGCCGACGAGGTCGCGGCGGCGGTGGCGGTCGCGCTGGGGGCGAAGAAGCTCATCTACCTCACCGACGTGCCGGGCATCCTCGAGTCCACCCCGGACGGCCAGCTGGTGCGCCAGCTCACCACCGGCGACCTCGCCCACCGGGTGCAGATCGGCGCCGTGACGGGCGGGATGAAGTGGAAGGCGCAGTCGATCCTGACCGCGCTCGCCGGCGGGGTGGAGCGCGTCCACGTCCTCGACGGCCGCCAGCCGCACACCGTCATCGCCGAGCTCTTCACCGACCGCGGGGTCGGCTCCCTGGTGACGTCATGA